aagagggtGATGTAGAGAATGATATTTGATAGAGatttaaagtgggatggatgaagtgtaGAGATGTGTCTGGAGTATTGTGAtcgatgtattcctttaaagcttaaaggaaaattctataggacaatCATTCGACTGGCTATGACATTTGGGTTGGAATGCTAGGTAGATAAGGAGCATTATATAGATAAACTGTTTGCAgtatagatgaggatgttgagatgtaTGTGcgacaaaactaggaaggataaagtaaggaatgatcatattatagGCTTAtaactgatttgggagttgccatGATAAGTTTTGAGGAACTtctttgaggtggtatggccatgttcaatgaaGGCCTTGTGATGCACCAGTAAACAGGAGAGATCTGAGTCAGactgaaggaactaaaagagctagaggtagGCCTACAATTACAATAGGAGAAGCAGGGAGAAaaaacatgcatagtttaggtcttttTTCAAGTATGACTTCAAATAGAACTGATTGgggggcaaggatccatgtagccaaccccatatAGGTGGGATTTTACTGAGTTGTATTGctatgttccttcttttttattattatcgtTATTATGGAATGacttggcgtccaggcggtttgcctggggcctaggtgacGGTTCGCCTTATTGCATTACTTGTTgccttgtgttttgacacttatttatgccaaatatcatttaagatattattcataaataagcaaataacccctatttgaatccaataaaaatagtttaaaaatcaatttctaaCAGGATAGAAAGTCAACCCTCtagtctaagaacaaaaactggattttggttgtagtggcgattttcaacttttaaatgctagggttttactcagttatgaaaattttataaatcctatcatgttaaaacattgttaaaaactaaaagttcggtaaaataatatttttttttgatatccataaaattattttcattcagatgattttaatagcattcgtgcactttaaaataagtttgatcaaagcataactttgtcattacaactcagatttaagtaatcttagatttgttggaaagctagtttctcatgtaagaataaaatcatttgaccagtcaattttattataaaacaagagcatttctctaaatattgattttttatgatttgatgtggctacaTGTTactttttaatgacttgatgtggcttaatgttgattttttatgatacaaggtatatgtagcttaccaaataatattaaaaaataggaaaaataacaaatacACTTGGTCTCCttattcgccttaaggcgggcgccttctcgcctaagcacttagacaGCCTTCCAACGCATTGGTTTGCCTTGGCACCGTGATAGCTATGATGCAATATGGTTCTTCTGATTGTTGAAATTCAGTGGCTAGGTTAAATGCATGAGACTTTCGCTTACTTATATCTGGGTACCGATTTCTTGTATCTTCAAGCATTGGTTACTGCTGCTTTTCTATGTAGCTCATAGAGTAATTCCAACTGGTGACATTTCTCTGATCATGGTTAAAAATAAATTGCTCTTTGAAATTTGGCCTTCATCAAAAGGACATTATGTTGTCAAACCTCATCAACTCTTTGTTGCTCTTGTAAATGAATGCAGGCATTCATGTTAGTTGGTCGCTGGATAAAAATTGTTGAAGATAATGACAATTGAAATTGGAGAAAATTGAAAGAACATGACAAATTATTTCTTCTGTTTGACTGTAGATATTGGTCTCGGTAGTTCTGTGCAGAAAATATGGGTATTTTAAGGTTGGTACTAATCGTTTATGTGGTTAAAACCTGATTTGTAACAGAGCAGAGGTTGTCTTGGATGTTGTACTAAACCTGCACCAATTATTGCTGTGGACGAACCATCAAAGGGACTGAGAATTCAAGGCCAGACAgtgaaaaaccccagcatttcaGAAGATTTCTGGAGCACCAGCACATTTGAAATGGACAATAGTGCAGTACAGTCTCAGAGAAGCATCTCGTCGATCATCACGTCAGACCAGACTCTTGATCCCCATGGTGGATCTTCCATCTCGTCCAACCCTCCTGAATTTATGAATCGTGGcaagttttattttatctgctacTCTGATTATCATACATTACTCAAAGCCTGGTCAGATAGCTCCAGTGATCTAATTAAGACATTTTTGAATGGTTATGTTTTGCAGGTCTTCTTCTCTGGAATCAAACTAGGCAACAGTGGATTGGACATAGAAGGCCTGAGAATCGGACACAGCAAATCCAAGAACCCAGATTAAGGTTCTAGCTTCACTTTTTCTGTTAATTATGGTTATTTCCCTTTCTCATAGTCCGTCTTCACTTCTCAACCAGCAATCAATTTGTGGCTAGTCAGATCCAATAACGGACATTTTCCCCCCCACGGCCCCCCCCCCCTaatgacaacaacaataacaataacaaccaCATGAATCAGGAATCCCAAAATGAATGAGAATATATAATTGAAATCCCTCCACTAGTTCAGTAAGGGCATTGAATTCCCTGAGACCTATGATCCCCTACCAACACCCTCCCTAGCTGGCTTGTTCACCATTACAAAGGTTCCAGGTGAATACGCAATTCATCCGAGAAGTCTACTGAATGTGTCTAATGGCATGATCAAATTGCTAGGGATCCTCTACATTGTTCGTTGCGATAGCTCATACATGAAATACAATATTAGTGGCCGTAATCTTGCATGTGGCGCTCATTCCTGTAGAAATCATGATCCCACTGGAATTGCTTCCTTAAAATGATTACTAAGTTGACCTCTAAATTAGTTCAGCTTTAGTATTGGTGATATTGTGTCTTTATCTTTTGTCAGCACTCATTGTCTCTGGATGCTTAAAACATTCTGGCCTTGCAGTTGGAATGCTACTTATGACAGTTTACTAGGGACCAACAAGCCCTTCCCCCAGCCCATACCTCTTGCTGTAAGTCTGCTGCTTCCCCTGGCATTTGTTTCATTGCATTTTCAATTGTTTTGACTTTCAACACTTTCAACAGACTGCTTAATGTTACTCTCCAAATTGCAGGAAATGGTAGATTTTCTTGTGGACATATGGGAGCAAGAGGGCATGTTTGACTGATACTGAGAAAGGTGGGCTACATCTACAAGTTTTCTGGAGATAAAGAGTACAGCACCACCACTGTAACTATCCGGGCTTTTGGTGTCATGGAAAAAACCGATGGCTTTCACATTAACTGTTAAATTATCGGCATCATGCTACTCTGCACACAACCTTTCAGTTTGCAGGTCCTTGTGAAAATGTCACTCCACTGAATCAATCTGTAACATTATAAGAGGGAAGCTGATCGGGTAACCTGTCACCAATTTTTCTGGTTGATTAAGATACCCTTAAAATTGTCTTCAATTATAAATGGCTTCTTCTATCAAATTGGAATAGAAATATATCCCTTTTTCCATTTCAATTTCAGCTCGTtcattcttttggtttgaaccttttttttctcccttatcTTACGGTGTCCTTGTCCTCATTGGttgatcagttttttttttttttaatttttttcttatcttcgGGTATCCTTGTCCATGTTGGTTGATCAGCAGCAAATGTTGCTTATACTAAAAGCCAGTGTGGCTATTGTTCAACTCTGCTAAATGTTAGTTTTATTCGTTAAGAGGCTTAAGGATGCTTGGGACCTTAATCTATGCTGATTAatataaagaagaatagaaaattaTAGAAGGGGTTTTCCTGTTTGTatttcacaaaaaaagaaaaaaattcttgttTGTAATCTTATTTTGTGGCCTTTTTGGTATAACacatattttctttcaatgatgataaatcatttcatatgtaattttattttgttgccTTTTGgtataacacatttttttttttcaatgatggtaaattttgtcatttcacatgtgtactaTAAAAAGGTGTaaagataataataatgtaATGATAAGTCAATTTTAATTGTCAAAATCTTTGTAGATAAGAATTGGTGATTCCAAACTCAGGAGTGAGTTTTCATAATTAAATAGATCTAAGAAGTCCCTATCATTGTAGTTAAATATTATACGTTTTGGTATATTGATGGTTGACACCTTCTTGACCATGTATCAATGCATTTGCTTTATATTGTTATCCGTAAACGAAAGGGATGAAAGacatgaaaaataagaaatacacTATTCATATATGGTGAATATCATGAGAGATACCTGATTAAGATTGAacataattcaaaatttttgagTTCGGGTGGCATGCTctataaataatttataaattaattggaa
The Macadamia integrifolia cultivar HAES 741 unplaced genomic scaffold, SCU_Mint_v3 scaffold512, whole genome shotgun sequence genome window above contains:
- the LOC122068972 gene encoding uncharacterized protein LOC122068972, which translates into the protein FEVFPSWIRCFYAKIFALIVVFRINATQYIYSSLVPSDFRLHGSRGCLGCCTKPAPIIAVDEPSKGLRIQGQTVKNPSISEDFWSTSTFEMDNSAVQSQRSISSIITSDQTLDPHGGSSISSNPPEFMNRGLLLWNQTRQQWIGHRRPENRTQQIQEPRLSTHCLWMLKTFWPCSWNATYDSLLGTNKPFPQPIPLAEMVDFLVDIWEQEGMFD